The following proteins are encoded in a genomic region of Fundidesulfovibrio putealis DSM 16056:
- a CDS encoding PAS domain S-box protein, protein MPSLKPFRIAATYAVVSALWILFSDKAAVFLFSSTPDMLLWISMVKGWFYVSVVTCLLWFALVRFERQSSLQSEQLQNSEERYRRIVETANEGICILDSAFTITYVNRVFSRLLGYEDQEMLGQPLAGLFAPEDLPDHLQREEERRAGHPGRYERRFLRKDGHRLTTIISAMPIMTDSGAFEGSVAMVTDITEAKQAERALRESEARYRSVIENISDVYYRTDARGNMIMVSPSCAKLLGYDSVNDILGYPNTQFWQHPELRSEFLERIKNDGEVRDYEVVLLRRDGSPITVSTSSKFYHDIDGNIAGVEGIFRDITERKRSEEALRDNEERLRVIFETSPSAIFLVDGTGHVVMANNRTSELFGYTREELIGKAYPELVSPEQRDIGTNLMRALMVGEIDHVSLERRYLRSTGDPFWGQLAGRRLEGPKGEFKGLVGIITDITERKQAEEKLETAFELTNSILDSIPAAIISLDERGRITHFNRSAQDLSGASFLQARGAPLLDVLPHLPFSASQLEEAIRTRGTVKATRAAMEVAGGSRLMDILLFPLEVAGHVRMAVTLEDVTERVRVEEVMVQTEKMMSVGGLAAGMAHEINNPLGGILQSVQLIKRRLSPDIPRNDEAAGELGLKLADVLRYLESREIPTFVDAIQDSGVRAAHIVSNMLEFSRFSESKRTPAHLDGVLDKAVELASNDYDLKKRFDFRRVRIVREFDPDLPQVRCTRTELEQVIFNLVKNAAQAMAGVGAAATDGEAGPETPLITLRLARDGDFARIEVEDNGPGMSEEVRRRVFEPFYTTKPPGDGTGLGLSVSYFIVTSNHKGTIEVESQPGRGTRFIIRLPLEDASGNGVRA, encoded by the coding sequence ATGCCCAGCCTTAAGCCTTTTCGGATAGCTGCCACATATGCGGTCGTCAGCGCATTGTGGATTCTGTTTTCCGACAAGGCTGCCGTATTTCTCTTCTCCAGCACTCCGGACATGCTGTTATGGATCAGCATGGTCAAGGGCTGGTTCTACGTCTCGGTGGTGACCTGCCTGCTGTGGTTCGCCCTGGTGCGCTTCGAACGCCAATCCAGCCTTCAATCCGAGCAGTTGCAGAACAGCGAGGAGCGCTACCGACGCATCGTTGAGACCGCCAACGAGGGCATCTGCATCCTGGACTCCGCCTTCACCATCACCTACGTGAACCGGGTCTTCTCACGGTTGCTCGGCTACGAAGACCAGGAGATGCTGGGCCAGCCCCTGGCCGGACTGTTCGCCCCGGAAGACCTGCCCGACCATCTCCAGCGCGAAGAGGAGCGCCGCGCCGGGCATCCAGGCCGCTACGAGCGCCGTTTCCTGCGCAAAGACGGGCACAGGCTGACCACCATCATCTCGGCCATGCCCATCATGACTGACTCCGGCGCATTCGAGGGCTCCGTGGCCATGGTCACGGACATCACCGAGGCCAAGCAGGCGGAGCGCGCCCTGCGCGAAAGCGAGGCCAGGTACCGCTCCGTGATCGAGAACATCTCGGACGTCTATTACCGCACGGACGCGCGGGGCAACATGATCATGGTGAGCCCTTCCTGCGCCAAGCTCCTGGGCTATGACAGCGTGAACGACATCCTGGGCTACCCCAACACCCAGTTCTGGCAGCACCCGGAACTGCGCAGTGAATTCCTTGAGCGCATCAAAAACGACGGCGAGGTGCGCGACTACGAGGTGGTGCTGCTGCGCAGGGACGGCTCGCCCATTACGGTATCCACCAGCAGCAAGTTCTACCACGACATCGACGGCAACATCGCGGGAGTGGAAGGCATCTTCCGGGACATCACCGAGCGCAAGCGCTCCGAAGAAGCCCTGCGCGACAACGAGGAGCGGCTGCGAGTCATCTTCGAGACCTCTCCCTCGGCCATATTCCTGGTGGACGGCACAGGGCACGTGGTCATGGCCAACAACCGCACCTCGGAGCTGTTCGGCTACACACGCGAGGAGCTCATCGGCAAGGCCTACCCCGAGCTGGTCTCCCCGGAGCAGCGCGACATCGGGACAAACCTGATGCGCGCGCTCATGGTTGGCGAGATCGACCACGTGAGCCTGGAGCGGCGTTACCTGCGCTCCACCGGAGACCCCTTCTGGGGGCAGCTGGCGGGTCGGCGGCTCGAAGGGCCGAAGGGCGAATTCAAGGGCCTTGTGGGCATCATCACGGACATCACCGAGCGCAAGCAGGCCGAGGAGAAGCTGGAAACCGCCTTCGAGCTCACCAACAGCATCCTGGACTCCATCCCCGCAGCCATCATCAGCCTGGACGAGCGCGGACGCATCACGCACTTCAACCGCAGCGCCCAGGATCTGAGCGGCGCGTCCTTCCTTCAGGCCCGGGGCGCACCCCTGCTGGACGTCCTGCCCCATCTGCCTTTCTCCGCCAGCCAGCTCGAAGAAGCGATCCGCACGCGCGGAACGGTCAAGGCCACCCGCGCCGCCATGGAGGTTGCAGGCGGCTCGCGCCTCATGGACATCCTGCTCTTCCCCCTGGAGGTGGCCGGGCATGTCCGCATGGCGGTCACCCTGGAGGACGTCACCGAACGGGTGCGCGTCGAGGAGGTCATGGTCCAGACCGAGAAGATGATGAGCGTGGGAGGACTGGCCGCAGGCATGGCCCACGAGATCAACAACCCCCTGGGGGGCATCCTGCAAAGCGTGCAGCTCATAAAACGCAGGCTCTCGCCGGACATCCCCCGCAACGACGAGGCCGCCGGGGAGCTTGGGCTGAAGCTGGCCGACGTGCTGCGATACCTGGAATCGCGCGAGATCCCCACCTTCGTGGACGCCATCCAGGACTCGGGGGTGCGCGCGGCGCACATCGTGTCCAACATGCTGGAATTCAGCCGCTTCAGCGAGTCCAAACGGACTCCGGCCCATCTGGACGGCGTGCTGGACAAGGCCGTGGAGCTCGCCTCCAACGACTACGACCTCAAGAAGCGCTTCGACTTCCGAAGGGTGCGGATCGTGCGGGAATTCGACCCGGACCTGCCACAGGTGCGCTGCACCAGGACAGAGCTTGAACAGGTGATCTTCAACCTGGTCAAGAACGCGGCCCAGGCCATGGCCGGAGTGGGAGCCGCAGCCACGGACGGCGAGGCCGGACCGGAGACGCCGCTCATCACCCTGCGCCTGGCGCGCGACGGCGACTTCGCGCGTATCGAGGTGGAGGACAACGGCCCAGGCATGAGCGAAGAGGTGCGCAGGCGCGTGTTCGAGCCCTTCTACACCACCAAGCCACCAGGCGATGGCACCGGACTCGGCCTGTCGGTTTCGTATTTCATCGTCACCAGCAACCACAAGGGAACCATCGAAGTGGAGTCCCAACCGGGCAGGGGCACGAGGTTCATCATTCGCCTGCCCCTGGAAGACGCATCCGGGAATGGCGTCCGCGCTTAG
- the lepB gene encoding signal peptidase I: MNPRWQKILKEYVEALAVALVLALVIRTFVVQAFKIPSESMVETLLVGDHLLVNKFSYGVKLPFTEKVLVKVGDPAHGDVIVFEYPENRDLDYIKRIIGLPGDVIELKNNVVFRNGQKIDEPYKRVDATPVPGARMTFGPVTVPSDQYFVMGDNRDHSQDSRYWGFVPREYIRGKAWVLYWSWAGGTDIRWNRIGNVIK, encoded by the coding sequence ATGAATCCTCGCTGGCAGAAAATTCTCAAGGAATACGTTGAAGCCCTGGCCGTTGCCCTGGTGCTCGCCCTGGTGATCCGCACCTTCGTGGTCCAGGCGTTCAAGATTCCCTCGGAATCCATGGTGGAGACTTTGTTGGTGGGCGACCATCTGCTGGTGAACAAGTTCTCCTACGGGGTGAAGCTGCCCTTCACCGAGAAGGTCCTGGTCAAGGTTGGCGACCCGGCACACGGCGACGTCATCGTCTTTGAATACCCCGAGAACCGCGACCTGGACTACATCAAGCGCATCATCGGCCTGCCCGGCGACGTGATCGAATTGAAGAACAACGTGGTCTTCCGCAACGGCCAGAAGATAGACGAACCCTACAAGCGCGTGGACGCCACGCCCGTGCCGGGAGCCAGGATGACCTTCGGACCGGTCACCGTGCCTTCCGACCAGTACTTCGTCATGGGCGACAACCGCGACCACTCGCAGGATTCGCGCTACTGGGGCTTCGTCCCCCGCGAATACATCCGGGGCAAGGCCTGGGTGCTGTACTGGTCCTGGGCTGGTGGCACGGACATCCGCTGGAACCGCATCGGCAACGTGATCAAGTAG
- a CDS encoding rhodanese-like domain-containing protein produces MTRTLRHMSLTLALALAPLALAPQAPAQSQARTPALPRSASPAEVAQLMAKPPAGLEIVDIRPQAEFADYALPASLNLDAAAVLADDSFASGSGPLLLVDKNGTQAFAVAGVLAQKTSRPVLVLTGGLAAWWAAQEKGMAVKEVPLADQPSPAAAPAAAPAGPATPGTPQPATPQPSDPATPPAPASPAPQPPAAKSAGC; encoded by the coding sequence ATGACACGTACGTTGCGGCACATGTCCCTGACGCTGGCCCTGGCACTGGCCCCGCTGGCACTGGCCCCCCAGGCCCCGGCCCAGTCGCAGGCCAGAACACCGGCCCTGCCACGGTCCGCGTCCCCGGCCGAGGTGGCCCAGCTCATGGCCAAGCCACCGGCAGGACTTGAAATAGTGGATATCCGGCCCCAGGCCGAATTCGCGGACTACGCCCTGCCCGCCAGCCTGAACCTGGACGCCGCCGCCGTGCTGGCCGACGACTCCTTTGCCTCGGGGAGCGGGCCGCTCCTCCTGGTGGACAAGAACGGCACCCAGGCCTTCGCCGTGGCCGGAGTGCTGGCCCAGAAGACCTCGCGCCCCGTATTGGTGCTTACAGGCGGTCTGGCCGCATGGTGGGCCGCCCAGGAAAAAGGCATGGCCGTGAAGGAAGTGCCCCTGGCGGACCAACCCTCTCCCGCTGCTGCTCCGGCTGCGGCTCCGGCAGGCCCCGCCACGCCCGGTACGCCTCAACCCGCCACGCCGCAGCCATCCGACCCGGCGACTCCGCCAGCTCCGGCCAGCCCGGCCCCGCAACCCCCCGCCGCAAAAAGCGCAGGATGTTAA
- a CDS encoding YifB family Mg chelatase-like AAA ATPase codes for MALSRAFSAALAGVEAHTVVLEVDLARQGMPSFTMVGLAEGAVRESKERVFSALKNRGFKLPPSRITVNLAPADVRKAGSGYDLPLALGLLAAAEVLPADAIAGYYFSGELSLTGDLKPVSGILPLAIRAKHEGARGLLVPAANAQEAAVVKGLSVYAVDSLDQAVRFLTGQDALSPTQFDPAVLSKDADPFPLDFAEVKGQEHAKRAIEIAAAGGHNLLFMGPPGSGKTMLAKRIPTVLPPLTFDEALEVTRVYSVAGELARGGSLITVRPFRSPHHTISDAGLIGGGSVPRPGEVSMAHRGVLFLDELPEFKKSVLEVLRQPIEDGRVTIARAAMSLTYPAEFMLVAAMNPCPCGFRGDARHECVCTDVKVLSYRSKLSGPLLDRIDLQVEVPAVPYKDLKAETGRVDSALMRTRVLGARTVQTERFTGTNIRTNSQLSGKALNVYCPIGEDCHRFLEMANQRLGLSARAHTRILRLARTIADLDSMADIRVEHLAEAINYRNLDRQGAS; via the coding sequence TTGGCCCTCTCTCGCGCCTTTTCCGCCGCCCTGGCCGGGGTGGAAGCCCATACTGTCGTTCTGGAAGTCGATCTGGCCCGCCAGGGCATGCCCTCCTTCACCATGGTGGGGCTGGCCGAGGGCGCAGTGCGCGAGAGCAAGGAGCGCGTCTTCTCGGCGCTCAAGAACCGGGGCTTCAAGCTGCCGCCGTCGCGCATCACCGTGAACCTCGCCCCGGCGGACGTGCGCAAGGCCGGCAGCGGCTACGACCTGCCCCTGGCCCTTGGCCTTCTGGCCGCAGCCGAGGTCCTGCCCGCAGACGCCATCGCGGGCTATTATTTTTCCGGCGAACTCTCGCTCACGGGCGACCTGAAACCCGTGTCCGGCATCCTGCCCCTGGCCATCCGGGCCAAGCATGAAGGCGCGCGGGGCCTTCTGGTGCCTGCGGCCAACGCCCAGGAAGCGGCGGTGGTCAAGGGGCTATCCGTCTACGCCGTGGACAGCCTGGATCAGGCCGTGCGCTTCCTCACCGGGCAGGACGCTCTCTCGCCCACGCAGTTCGACCCGGCGGTGCTCTCCAAGGACGCCGACCCCTTCCCGCTGGATTTCGCCGAGGTGAAGGGGCAGGAGCACGCCAAGCGGGCCATCGAGATCGCGGCGGCGGGCGGCCACAACCTGCTGTTCATGGGGCCGCCGGGCTCGGGCAAGACCATGCTGGCCAAGCGCATCCCCACGGTGTTGCCGCCCCTTACCTTCGACGAGGCCCTGGAGGTCACGCGGGTGTACTCCGTGGCCGGGGAACTGGCGCGCGGCGGCTCGCTCATCACCGTGCGGCCTTTCAGGTCGCCGCACCACACCATATCGGACGCCGGGCTCATCGGCGGCGGCAGCGTGCCGCGCCCCGGCGAGGTGTCCATGGCCCACCGGGGCGTGTTGTTCCTGGATGAGCTGCCAGAGTTCAAGAAGAGCGTGCTGGAGGTGCTGCGCCAGCCCATCGAGGATGGGCGCGTGACCATCGCGCGCGCGGCCATGAGCCTGACGTATCCCGCAGAATTCATGCTGGTGGCGGCCATGAACCCCTGCCCCTGCGGGTTTCGGGGCGACGCGCGCCACGAGTGCGTGTGTACGGACGTGAAGGTGCTGTCGTACCGCTCCAAACTCTCCGGGCCGCTGTTGGACCGCATCGACTTGCAGGTGGAGGTCCCGGCGGTGCCTTACAAGGATTTGAAGGCGGAGACGGGCCGGGTTGATTCGGCGCTGATGCGCACGCGCGTGCTGGGTGCGCGCACGGTGCAGACGGAGCGTTTCACCGGGACGAACATCCGCACCAACAGCCAGCTCTCGGGCAAGGCGCTGAACGTGTATTGCCCCATCGGCGAGGACTGCCACCGCTTCCTGGAGATGGCCAACCAGCGCCTCGGGCTGTCAGCGCGAGCGCATACGCGCATTCTCAGGCTGGCCCGCACCATCGCGGACCTGGACTCCATGGCGGACATCCGGGTGGAGCACCTGGCCGAGGCCATCAACTACCGGAACCTGGACCGCCAGGGGGCGAGTTAG
- a CDS encoding HAMP domain-containing methyl-accepting chemotaxis protein, whose amino-acid sequence MKNVKLGYRIGAGFAVLIALSLAVSATGWIGLGAVQGSAAKSETVGRIYSRVLLARIDALNVMYADDEKRIAPFKANLQAAQSESVALKESFKDAWNRTKMDAIASSVKAYENDFGAFHQAKGAQMAAVKTMAAAATDVQKAATDLEKSLDAAASRILAGEDKAATARLLEMHRRLGSMNQAFLNSRINVLYFLWQGDKTRAASAMELLASVEKASQELQAIAASGEDKAMLAGMAQKAAAYRERIAELLSTSEAQQAAVGRMTSRAAEVSGVTQESLEFQQQKMAEDASTMNTVNGAVALAAALFGALVAVLLTRSITGPVTKGVDFARNMSDGDFTTMLDIRQKDEIGILAQSLNAMVTKLREVVAEVQSACENVAAGSEELSSTAQTLSQGASEQAASVEEVSSTVEQISAAIRRSADNSSQTEAIAVKAADEAEEGGRTVAQTVTAMKQIAEKISIIEEIARQTNLLALNAAIEAARAGQHGKGFAVVAAEVRKLAERSGVAAAEIATLSVQSVDVAEKAGGMLNSIVPDIRKTALLVQEIASASREQNTGAQQISEAVNQLNHVVQSSAAAAEEIASTAEELSSQAEHLQQAISFFNVGTTGVVRGGMARTGRKALGA is encoded by the coding sequence ATGAAAAACGTCAAACTCGGTTATAGAATCGGAGCAGGCTTTGCCGTGCTCATCGCGTTGTCCCTGGCGGTGTCCGCCACCGGATGGATTGGGCTCGGCGCCGTGCAGGGCAGCGCCGCGAAATCAGAGACCGTGGGACGTATCTACTCGCGCGTGCTGCTTGCGCGCATCGACGCCCTGAACGTCATGTACGCGGACGACGAAAAGCGCATCGCCCCCTTCAAAGCCAATCTCCAGGCCGCTCAGTCGGAGTCGGTTGCGCTCAAGGAGTCCTTCAAGGACGCCTGGAACCGCACGAAAATGGATGCCATCGCCAGCTCGGTGAAAGCCTACGAGAACGATTTCGGAGCCTTCCACCAGGCCAAGGGCGCTCAGATGGCGGCGGTCAAGACCATGGCCGCAGCCGCCACGGACGTCCAGAAAGCGGCAACCGACCTGGAAAAGAGCCTGGACGCCGCCGCCAGCCGCATACTGGCAGGCGAGGACAAGGCGGCAACCGCGCGCCTGCTCGAGATGCATCGCAGGCTCGGGTCCATGAACCAGGCCTTTCTGAATTCGCGCATCAACGTGCTGTATTTTCTCTGGCAGGGGGACAAGACCAGGGCTGCCAGCGCCATGGAGTTGCTCGCTTCCGTGGAGAAGGCCAGCCAGGAGCTCCAGGCCATCGCCGCCTCCGGCGAGGACAAGGCCATGCTCGCGGGCATGGCCCAGAAGGCCGCCGCCTACCGGGAGCGCATCGCGGAACTGCTGTCCACCTCCGAGGCGCAACAGGCCGCAGTGGGCAGGATGACCTCCCGCGCCGCCGAAGTGAGCGGCGTCACGCAGGAATCCCTCGAATTCCAGCAGCAAAAGATGGCGGAGGACGCCTCCACCATGAACACGGTCAACGGCGCAGTGGCCCTGGCCGCCGCCCTGTTCGGCGCGCTGGTGGCGGTGCTGCTCACCCGCTCCATCACCGGGCCGGTCACCAAGGGGGTGGATTTCGCGCGCAACATGTCAGACGGCGACTTCACCACCATGCTGGACATCCGTCAGAAAGACGAAATCGGCATCCTGGCCCAGTCGCTGAACGCCATGGTCACCAAGCTGCGCGAGGTGGTGGCCGAGGTGCAGTCCGCCTGCGAGAACGTTGCCGCAGGCAGCGAGGAGCTGTCCTCCACCGCCCAGACCCTCTCCCAGGGCGCTTCCGAGCAGGCCGCCAGCGTGGAAGAAGTCTCCTCCACCGTGGAGCAGATCTCCGCTGCCATCAGGCGCAGCGCCGACAACTCCAGCCAGACCGAGGCCATCGCCGTGAAGGCAGCCGACGAGGCGGAGGAAGGCGGCAGAACCGTGGCCCAGACCGTCACGGCCATGAAGCAGATCGCCGAAAAAATATCCATCATCGAGGAGATAGCACGCCAGACCAACCTCCTGGCCCTGAACGCGGCCATCGAGGCGGCGCGCGCGGGCCAGCACGGCAAGGGATTCGCCGTGGTGGCCGCCGAGGTCAGGAAACTGGCGGAGCGCTCCGGCGTCGCGGCAGCGGAGATCGCCACCCTCTCGGTGCAGTCCGTGGACGTGGCAGAAAAGGCCGGGGGGATGCTGAACTCCATCGTGCCCGACATCAGGAAGACGGCCCTCCTGGTGCAGGAGATCGCCAGCGCCTCCAGGGAGCAGAACACCGGCGCGCAGCAGATCAGCGAGGCCGTCAACCAGCTGAACCATGTGGTGCAGTCCAGCGCGGCGGCGGCGGAAGAGATCGCCTCCACGGCGGAGGAACTCTCCAGCCAGGCCGAACACCTGCAACAGGCCATCTCGTTCTTCAACGTGGGGACGACGGGGGTCGTGCGGGGCGGCATGGCCAGAACGGGCAGGAAGGCGCTGGGGGCGTAG
- the lepA gene encoding translation elongation factor 4, with protein MVDQSRIRNFSIIAHIDHGKSTLADRILEVTKVITQREMREQYLDKMDLERERGITIKAQSVRIPFKAKDGTDYILNLIDTPGHVDFSYEVSRSLAACEGALLVVDATQGVEAQTLANVFLALDNDLEIIPVLNKIDLPSADADRVKQEIEEAIGLDTKDSVAVSAKTGLNVDKVLEAIVERLPAPKGDPKAPLKALIFDSWYDAYQGVVVLFRVMDGTLKVGSKAKMFSTGAEFEVTKLGVFSPGPVDMTEFGPGEVGFLCGAIKNLHEARVGDTITLAENPTQDPLPGFKEVKPMVFCGLYPVDASDYEQLKNALEKLQLNDAALTYEPETSQALGFGYRCGFLGLLHMEIVQERLEREYQVELIATAPSVVYKVEKQDGTTISIDNPSKLPKTQDTVTLYEPYARVEIHVPNEYVGNVFKLCEEKRGIQKDIRYLTATRVIITYELPFAEIVYDFFDRLKSGTRGYASLDYELIDYRASDLVKLDILLNGDPVDALAVIVHREKAYYLGRDVALKLRKVIPRQMFEVVIQAAIGAKVIARERVAPLRKDVIAKCYGGDITRKRKLLEKQKEGKKRMKRMGNVELPQEAFLAALKAGE; from the coding sequence ATGGTAGACCAGTCGCGTATCAGGAATTTCAGCATCATCGCCCACATCGACCACGGCAAGTCCACCCTGGCCGACCGCATCCTGGAGGTCACCAAGGTGATCACCCAGCGTGAGATGCGCGAACAATATCTGGACAAAATGGACCTTGAGCGCGAACGCGGCATCACCATCAAGGCCCAGAGCGTCCGTATTCCCTTCAAGGCCAAGGACGGCACGGACTACATCCTCAACCTCATCGACACCCCCGGCCACGTGGACTTCTCCTATGAAGTCTCGCGCTCCCTGGCTGCCTGCGAGGGTGCGCTCCTGGTGGTGGACGCCACCCAGGGCGTGGAGGCCCAGACCCTGGCCAACGTCTTTCTGGCCCTGGACAATGACCTGGAAATAATCCCGGTGCTCAACAAGATCGACCTCCCCTCCGCCGACGCCGACCGCGTCAAGCAGGAGATCGAGGAGGCCATCGGCCTGGACACCAAGGACTCCGTGGCGGTCTCCGCCAAGACCGGCCTCAACGTGGACAAGGTTCTCGAGGCCATCGTGGAACGCCTGCCCGCGCCCAAGGGTGACCCCAAGGCTCCGCTCAAGGCCCTTATTTTCGACTCGTGGTACGACGCCTACCAGGGCGTGGTGGTGCTGTTCAGGGTCATGGACGGCACCCTCAAGGTGGGCAGCAAGGCCAAGATGTTCTCCACGGGCGCGGAATTCGAGGTGACCAAGCTGGGCGTCTTCTCCCCCGGCCCGGTGGACATGACCGAATTCGGCCCCGGCGAGGTGGGCTTCCTGTGCGGGGCCATCAAGAACCTGCACGAGGCCCGGGTGGGCGACACCATCACCCTGGCCGAGAACCCGACGCAAGATCCCCTGCCCGGCTTCAAGGAAGTCAAACCCATGGTGTTCTGCGGGCTCTATCCCGTGGACGCCAGCGACTACGAGCAGCTCAAGAACGCCCTGGAAAAGCTCCAGCTGAACGACGCAGCCCTGACCTACGAGCCCGAGACCTCCCAGGCATTGGGCTTCGGCTACCGCTGCGGCTTTCTGGGGCTTCTGCACATGGAGATCGTGCAGGAGCGCCTGGAGCGCGAATACCAGGTGGAGCTCATCGCCACCGCGCCGTCCGTGGTCTACAAGGTGGAGAAACAGGACGGCACCACCATCTCCATCGACAACCCTTCCAAGCTGCCCAAGACCCAGGACACGGTCACGCTGTACGAGCCCTACGCCCGCGTGGAGATCCACGTCCCCAACGAGTACGTGGGCAACGTGTTCAAGCTGTGCGAGGAAAAGCGCGGCATCCAGAAGGACATCCGCTACCTGACCGCCACCCGCGTGATCATCACCTACGAGCTGCCCTTCGCGGAGATCGTGTACGATTTCTTCGACCGCCTGAAGTCCGGCACGCGCGGCTACGCGTCGCTCGACTACGAGCTGATCGACTACCGCGCCTCGGACCTCGTCAAGCTGGACATCCTGCTGAACGGCGACCCCGTGGACGCCCTGGCCGTGATCGTGCACCGCGAGAAGGCCTATTACCTGGGGCGCGATGTGGCCTTGAAACTTCGCAAGGTCATTCCACGACAGATGTTCGAGGTGGTGATCCAGGCGGCCATCGGGGCCAAGGTCATCGCGCGCGAACGTGTCGCGCCGCTTCGCAAGGACGTCATCGCCAAGTGTTACGGCGGCGACATCACCCGCAAGCGCAAGCTCCTGGAGAAGCAGAAGGAAGGCAAGAAGCGCATGAAGCGCATGGGCAACGTGGAGCTTCCGCAGGAAGCCTTCCTGGCCGCCCTGAAGGCCGGAGAATAA